A portion of the Nakamurella flava genome contains these proteins:
- a CDS encoding lipopolysaccharide biosynthesis protein: MTSTRQTRRAGVRRQTLFYTVALGLGSLVTGVLFVFAARSMPPGTFGLVSTSIGIATVLAGVIDFGTNSLWVRELSDSHTSVGVVARQMRGKAVVAAATAGALAAVLGTWLTPACAVVGLYLLALVVAQMSVVPLRARVMPARVVSCTVADRSVAASTMLALSWFDVEPALRLPVALSLGSFAGAALAMWRLEGRSEFISCKSVAMPWGGAAFFGLSSLVLAVQNLDQAVVLKVAGASAAADVGAVSRWMSPIGLIGTALANTAGPLAARAPDVRSAWSTMKPTRPYVLLAICVGAVSSLLSPWLVPAVLGTAYAGSIPVFQILAISATITVLSQPVVTILQFRGYDRTVCWVVWSGVMLQFTVLFSVVSTMGAIGCAIASLTCQVFILAALVWATCIKVARESKTSVATAGR; encoded by the coding sequence ATGACGTCGACCAGGCAGACCCGCCGCGCAGGGGTTCGACGCCAGACCCTGTTCTACACCGTCGCCCTGGGCCTGGGTTCTCTCGTCACCGGGGTGCTGTTCGTCTTCGCCGCACGCTCGATGCCGCCCGGCACCTTCGGCCTCGTGAGCACCAGCATCGGTATCGCGACCGTCCTGGCCGGGGTGATCGACTTCGGGACTAACAGCTTGTGGGTGAGGGAGCTCTCGGACTCCCACACTTCCGTCGGGGTCGTTGCTCGACAGATGCGTGGCAAAGCCGTGGTAGCCGCGGCGACGGCAGGCGCGCTGGCCGCCGTGCTGGGTACGTGGCTCACACCTGCCTGTGCCGTGGTTGGTCTGTATCTGCTGGCCCTGGTCGTCGCCCAGATGTCGGTCGTGCCGCTGAGAGCCCGTGTGATGCCCGCGCGGGTGGTCTCGTGCACTGTGGCGGACCGGTCGGTCGCCGCTTCGACGATGCTGGCTCTCAGCTGGTTTGATGTCGAACCGGCGCTGCGTCTTCCCGTCGCCCTGTCGTTGGGTTCCTTCGCCGGCGCTGCACTTGCGATGTGGAGACTGGAAGGGCGAAGCGAATTCATCTCGTGCAAGTCCGTGGCAATGCCCTGGGGCGGCGCAGCGTTCTTCGGGCTCTCAAGCTTGGTGCTCGCTGTCCAGAATCTAGACCAGGCCGTCGTGCTCAAAGTGGCAGGTGCCTCCGCTGCCGCCGACGTGGGGGCGGTCTCTCGATGGATGTCCCCCATCGGCCTGATCGGCACAGCCCTGGCGAATACCGCGGGACCGCTCGCCGCGCGGGCGCCCGATGTCAGGTCCGCGTGGTCGACAATGAAGCCGACGCGCCCTTACGTACTCCTGGCCATCTGCGTGGGAGCCGTCAGCAGCTTGCTGAGCCCGTGGCTCGTCCCGGCCGTTCTCGGGACTGCCTACGCGGGTTCCATTCCCGTATTCCAGATCCTGGCTATTAGCGCCACGATCACAGTCCTGAGCCAGCCGGTGGTGACCATCCTGCAGTTCCGCGGCTACGACCGCACCGTTTGCTGGGTGGTGTGGTCCGGCGTGATGCTCCAGTTCACCGTTCTCTTCTCAGTCGTCTCGACCATGGGCGCCATCGGGTGCGCCATTGCTTCATTGACCTGCCAGGTCTTCATTCTGGCGGCGTTGGTCTGGGCGACGTGCATCAAGGTTGCAAGAGAATCGAAGACGTCGGTCGCGACCGCAGGCCGGTAG
- a CDS encoding glycosyltransferase: MAAAAVGQSHCAVVLIVESNPSGHRLSYVRVIADQARSDGHAVRILLGGRCEGHENFGLHLSQYDCVVSFGGENLSIGEMEQFSLRVNATVVVVPDGDTLLVPLLRRAGWSGGGRVRLLVMRAPRFETRGLRRFVKSMVIWVAARARRTTVLTLVSSVEPAPGHHEVRDPARLVHDQRVAPPDGHHRILMIGAITPRKNPELVIDSVALLDRPDVELVVAGTVANSCARTIAEAPDRLSRSGVKFVHDARPLSDDEFDAYVSSSSVVVLAHSNNGPSGVLAKAALAGVNVVAAGAPSLRADCDVLGNGAEWTSLRAPDIAAAIERALATRGAKPFPAATESEFARKMMGL, from the coding sequence ATGGCTGCGGCCGCAGTCGGACAGTCGCATTGCGCCGTCGTACTGATCGTCGAGTCGAATCCTAGCGGGCACCGACTGAGCTACGTTCGGGTCATCGCTGATCAGGCAAGATCAGACGGTCATGCCGTTCGCATTCTGCTCGGTGGGCGATGCGAAGGTCACGAGAACTTCGGACTGCACCTTTCGCAGTATGACTGCGTGGTGTCTTTCGGCGGCGAAAACCTGAGTATAGGTGAGATGGAGCAATTCTCATTGCGGGTGAACGCCACAGTTGTCGTCGTCCCCGATGGCGACACTCTGCTCGTGCCGCTTCTGCGACGTGCCGGATGGTCGGGAGGCGGCCGCGTCCGTCTCTTGGTCATGCGCGCACCTCGATTCGAGACCAGAGGACTCCGGCGCTTCGTTAAGTCCATGGTGATATGGGTCGCCGCCCGTGCACGGCGGACCACTGTCCTGACGTTGGTAAGTTCGGTCGAGCCGGCACCCGGGCATCACGAGGTGCGTGATCCCGCAAGGCTCGTACACGATCAGCGAGTCGCACCCCCTGACGGTCACCACCGGATCCTAATGATTGGGGCGATCACACCTCGCAAGAATCCGGAGCTCGTGATCGACAGTGTCGCCCTGCTCGATCGACCGGATGTCGAGCTCGTGGTCGCCGGCACCGTGGCGAATTCGTGTGCCCGGACGATCGCAGAGGCGCCGGATCGCTTGTCGAGGTCGGGCGTGAAGTTCGTTCATGATGCAAGGCCGCTCTCTGACGACGAGTTCGACGCCTACGTATCGTCGTCGTCGGTAGTTGTCCTAGCGCATTCCAACAACGGCCCGAGTGGCGTTCTCGCGAAGGCGGCATTGGCCGGGGTGAATGTGGTCGCGGCCGGCGCACCGTCGTTGCGGGCCGATTGCGACGTGCTGGGCAACGGCGCCGAGTGGACCTCTCTGCGGGCGCCCGACATAGCAGCGGCCATCGAGCGCGCTCTCGCCACCAGGGGTGCGAAGCCGTTTCCGGCAGCAACCGAGAGCGAGTTCGCTCGCAAGATGATGGGCCTATGA
- a CDS encoding glycosyltransferase family 4 protein, producing MSDDSICVVGMHFAPETTGNAPYTTALVGALAESGVDVHAITGVPHYPQWKVQPEYVRGLRWAEQGDGFRLTRLRHAVPRKPDLIGRLRMESSFFSLAYPEVRRDRSSAVIAVSPTLSGLAAARIGARGRPVGVLVQDLNGNGARQAGLTGSRVSDTINRREMDLLRRASLVGVITPRFAEILVENGVDSSAIRLLPNFAHVEPVAASQAESRARLGWQQDGRYVVHTGNMGRKQGLETILEAARLHADNPRITYVLVGDGNQRSNLQRSAEGLTNLRFMDPVDDGDYPHVLNAADVLVLCERVGVKEMSLPSKLTSYSVAGRPIVASVERGSISAELLRKHDAAKIANAGSAESLACVIDEVLADPATMQSLVDGAGRLRSVVGGRAEAAERYKAFGRELLDLPGGP from the coding sequence ATGTCTGACGATTCGATCTGTGTCGTCGGCATGCACTTCGCGCCGGAGACCACCGGTAATGCGCCCTACACGACGGCTCTGGTCGGTGCTCTGGCCGAATCAGGCGTCGATGTGCACGCCATCACCGGGGTTCCGCACTATCCGCAGTGGAAGGTGCAACCCGAGTACGTCAGAGGTCTGAGGTGGGCGGAGCAGGGCGATGGATTCCGGCTAACCCGGCTCCGCCACGCTGTGCCCAGAAAGCCTGACCTGATCGGGCGGCTGCGGATGGAATCAAGTTTCTTTTCGTTGGCCTACCCGGAAGTTCGACGCGACCGTTCGTCGGCGGTCATCGCGGTCTCTCCCACGCTGTCGGGTCTCGCCGCGGCCAGGATCGGCGCACGGGGAAGGCCTGTAGGCGTTCTGGTCCAGGACCTGAACGGCAACGGTGCGCGACAGGCCGGCCTCACCGGCAGTCGGGTCTCCGACACCATCAACCGCCGGGAGATGGATTTGCTGCGCCGCGCCAGTCTGGTAGGCGTAATTACCCCGCGCTTTGCGGAAATTTTGGTCGAGAACGGGGTTGACAGTTCGGCCATCCGGCTTCTGCCGAACTTCGCCCACGTGGAGCCCGTCGCCGCCTCCCAGGCTGAATCGCGTGCGCGTCTGGGTTGGCAGCAGGACGGTCGGTATGTCGTCCATACCGGCAACATGGGGCGCAAACAGGGTCTCGAGACAATCCTCGAGGCGGCACGGTTGCACGCAGACAATCCGAGGATCACGTATGTGCTGGTCGGGGACGGTAACCAACGCAGCAATCTGCAGAGATCTGCGGAAGGTCTCACCAATCTACGATTCATGGACCCGGTCGATGACGGTGACTATCCGCATGTTCTCAACGCGGCAGACGTTCTGGTTCTTTGCGAGCGAGTCGGAGTCAAAGAGATGTCCCTCCCGAGCAAACTGACGTCGTATTCAGTCGCCGGGCGGCCGATCGTCGCCTCGGTTGAACGGGGTTCCATCTCGGCCGAGCTGTTGCGCAAGCACGATGCGGCGAAGATCGCGAATGCAGGTTCGGCCGAATCACTGGCGTGCGTTATCGACGAGGTGCTGGCGGATCCCGCAACCATGCAGAGCCTGGTCGATGGCGCTGGTCGCCTGCGATCTGTCGTGGGCGGAAGGGCTGAGGCGGCTGAGCGATACAAGGCTTTCGGCCGCGAACTGCTCGACCTGCCAGGTGGACCGTGA
- a CDS encoding polysaccharide biosynthesis tyrosine autokinase encodes MVARGHYIRTGETVDLPRFGRALRRSWWVIAVAVVLAAGGGIAYTAITPAQYASTVTFFVRTPTEQISGAYQGDQFAQKRVNSYVQLAESKRLADAILEETQLPLTSEQLTQKISAQGDLNTVLLTVTVTDSDPQRSLDIAQSLSRTYVSLVSELETPPGSTTPTVSLDVTSAPTLIPTPVRPRPLINIGLAVAVGLLLGILIAVVRDLLDNTIRTARELKTESGGAVLASIPFDKSAGTSPLIVESHALSARAEAFRQLRTNLEFVDVDHPAKVLVVTSSLPEEGKSSTAANLALVFAEAGKKVLLIEADLRRPRVADYLDLEGGVGLTNVLAGQAELDDVLQPWGVGGLSVLPSGSVPPNPSELLGSHSMQELLQSMRLIFDIIIIDTPPLLPVTDAAILAAHADGAIVVVRCSKTTRNQLAQSKLTLEAVDARIFGFVLNMVPPKHPEVYGYETYHYGADSSRSSAEKIDGVGQLPSQGSPDDSGHRASAQGALR; translated from the coding sequence GTGGTCGCTCGGGGTCACTACATCCGCACGGGGGAAACTGTGGATTTGCCGAGGTTTGGTCGCGCTCTGCGACGTAGCTGGTGGGTGATCGCGGTCGCGGTCGTACTGGCTGCCGGAGGTGGAATTGCCTACACGGCCATCACCCCCGCACAGTACGCGAGCACAGTGACGTTCTTCGTCAGAACGCCCACTGAACAAATCTCGGGAGCATATCAAGGCGACCAGTTTGCCCAAAAGCGAGTGAATTCTTACGTTCAGCTCGCCGAGAGCAAGCGTCTCGCGGATGCGATTCTTGAAGAGACGCAATTGCCCCTGACGAGCGAGCAGCTGACGCAGAAGATCAGTGCGCAAGGCGATCTCAACACCGTGCTACTCACGGTGACGGTCACCGACTCCGACCCGCAGCGCAGCCTTGACATTGCTCAGTCGCTTTCCCGGACTTACGTGTCCCTCGTTTCCGAACTCGAGACGCCGCCGGGATCTACGACACCCACGGTGTCGCTCGACGTGACGTCAGCTCCGACCCTGATACCCACGCCAGTCAGACCGCGACCTCTGATCAATATCGGGCTCGCGGTAGCTGTGGGTCTACTTCTCGGGATCTTGATCGCCGTCGTTCGCGACCTGCTCGACAACACGATACGTACCGCTCGCGAGTTAAAGACCGAAAGCGGTGGGGCTGTTCTGGCGTCGATTCCGTTCGACAAGTCGGCGGGAACCTCGCCACTCATCGTCGAGAGTCACGCGCTGTCTGCCCGTGCTGAAGCTTTCCGTCAGCTCCGGACCAACCTTGAATTCGTCGATGTCGATCACCCGGCCAAGGTGCTGGTCGTGACCTCCTCCTTGCCGGAAGAAGGGAAGTCGAGCACGGCGGCGAATCTCGCTCTGGTCTTCGCCGAGGCAGGAAAAAAGGTCCTGCTCATTGAGGCAGACCTTCGCCGGCCTCGCGTCGCCGACTATCTCGACCTCGAAGGTGGCGTCGGGCTCACCAACGTGCTTGCGGGGCAGGCTGAGCTCGATGATGTCCTGCAGCCGTGGGGCGTCGGCGGCCTGAGTGTGCTGCCCAGCGGTTCGGTGCCGCCGAATCCCTCAGAGTTGCTCGGTAGCCACAGCATGCAGGAACTCCTGCAATCGATGCGTCTGATCTTCGACATCATCATCATCGACACCCCGCCGCTCCTGCCGGTCACCGACGCCGCAATTCTCGCCGCCCATGCGGATGGAGCGATCGTGGTGGTGCGCTGCAGCAAGACGACCAGAAATCAGCTGGCGCAGTCCAAGCTAACTCTGGAAGCGGTCGACGCGAGAATCTTCGGGTTCGTCCTTAACATGGTGCCGCCCAAGCATCCGGAAGTGTACGGATACGAGACTTACCACTACGGAGCCGACTCGTCGAGGTCAAGCGCAGAAAAGATCGACGGTGTTGGGCAACTGCCTTCACAAGGTTCGCCCGATGACAGCGGTCACCGTGCGTCCGCTCAAGGCGCGCTGCGCTGA